The following proteins are encoded in a genomic region of Xenopus laevis strain J_2021 chromosome 3L, Xenopus_laevis_v10.1, whole genome shotgun sequence:
- the LOC108710638 gene encoding CD209 antigen-like protein B isoform X2, with product MQDCTLSEEKQTATWLNFYENKLELGCNLQPDNEDDYADVDVRSLPPIPDRHIQEHATIATCCGKWSSRRWLIPTLILLVGFMFLLWIILIAVTATFYAAISGQMLELKQNKMETKKEYSSQLLELKQNITEMRKEANSENNAISSQILELKQNIMDTKKEVLSEMLNAPVKMMEERLMAEITKLKEDIRSLRKCPESWMLIESKCYYISTTALTWEESKNDCIRRNSNLLILRDKKEMDDLQPSLRDKALWIGMSKIGYVWLWTDLSIPSFTQWAPNEPNNAGSQENCVEIKAGAWNDVNCSIKKHYICN from the exons ATGCAGGACTGTACCTTATCTGAGGAAAAGCAGACAGCTACTTGGCtcaatttttatgaaaacaagtTGGAACTAG GGTGCAACCTACAGCCAGATAATGAAGATGACTATGCTGATGTGGATGTAAGGTCTCTGCCTCCGATACCTGATCGGCATATCCAGGAGCATGCAACAATAGCTA CATGCTGTGGGAAATGGAGCAGTCGGCGGTGGCTTATCCCGACCCTCATTCTTCTTGTTGGTTTCATGTTCCTGTTGTGGATAATCCTGATTGCTGTGACTGCCACTTTCT ATGCTGCTATTTCTGGTCAAATGTTAGAGCTCAAGCAAAACAAAATGGAGACAAAGAAGGAAT ACTCTTCCCAATTGTTAGAGCTCAAGCAAAACATCACTGAGATGCGGAAGGAAG CCAACTCTGAAAACAATGCTATTTCTTCCCAAATATTGGAGCTCAAGCAAAACATTATGGATACAAAAAAAGAAG TATTATCGGAAATGCTGAATGCCCCAGTAAAGATGATGGAAGAGCGTCTCATGGCAGAAATCACAAAGCTTAAGGAAGACATTA GATCTCTTAGGAAATGCCCAGAAAGCTGGATGTTGATAGAGTCCAAGTGTTATTATATTTCAACAACAGCTCTGACCTGGGAAGAGTCTAAAAATGACTGCATCAGGCGGAACTCTAACCTCCTCATTCTGAGAGACAAAAAGGAAATG GATGATTTACAGCCATCACTGAGGGATAAGGCGCTCTGGATTGGGATGAGTAAAATTGGATATGTATGGCTATGGACAGATTTGAGCATTCCAAGCTTTAC GCAGTGGGCTCCCAATGAACCCAATAATGCTGGTTCCCAAGAAAACTGTGTAGAGATCAAAGCAGGAGCATGGAATGACGTCAACTGCTCCATCAAGAAACATTATATTTGCAATTAA
- the LOC108710638 gene encoding CD209 antigen isoform X3 — MQDCTLSEEKQTATWLNFYENKLELGCNLQPDNEDDYADVDVRSLPPIPDRHIQEHATIATCCGKWSSRRWLIPTLILLVGFMFLLWIILIAVTATFYAAISGQMLELKQNKMETKKEYSSQLLELKQNITEMRKEVLSEMLNAPVKMMEERLMAEITKLKEDIRGSLRKCPESWMLIESKCYYISTTALTWEESKNDCIRRNSNLLILRDKKEMDDLQPSLRDKALWIGMSKIGYVWLWTDLSIPSFTQWAPNEPNNAGSQENCVEIKAGAWNDVNCSIKKHYICN, encoded by the exons ATGCAGGACTGTACCTTATCTGAGGAAAAGCAGACAGCTACTTGGCtcaatttttatgaaaacaagtTGGAACTAG GGTGCAACCTACAGCCAGATAATGAAGATGACTATGCTGATGTGGATGTAAGGTCTCTGCCTCCGATACCTGATCGGCATATCCAGGAGCATGCAACAATAGCTA CATGCTGTGGGAAATGGAGCAGTCGGCGGTGGCTTATCCCGACCCTCATTCTTCTTGTTGGTTTCATGTTCCTGTTGTGGATAATCCTGATTGCTGTGACTGCCACTTTCT ATGCTGCTATTTCTGGTCAAATGTTAGAGCTCAAGCAAAACAAAATGGAGACAAAGAAGGAAT ACTCTTCCCAATTGTTAGAGCTCAAGCAAAACATCACTGAGATGCGGAAGGAAG TATTATCGGAAATGCTGAATGCCCCAGTAAAGATGATGGAAGAGCGTCTCATGGCAGAAATCACAAAGCTTAAGGAAGACATTA GAGGATCTCTTAGGAAATGCCCAGAAAGCTGGATGTTGATAGAGTCCAAGTGTTATTATATTTCAACAACAGCTCTGACCTGGGAAGAGTCTAAAAATGACTGCATCAGGCGGAACTCTAACCTCCTCATTCTGAGAGACAAAAAGGAAATG GATGATTTACAGCCATCACTGAGGGATAAGGCGCTCTGGATTGGGATGAGTAAAATTGGATATGTATGGCTATGGACAGATTTGAGCATTCCAAGCTTTAC GCAGTGGGCTCCCAATGAACCCAATAATGCTGGTTCCCAAGAAAACTGTGTAGAGATCAAAGCAGGAGCATGGAATGACGTCAACTGCTCCATCAAGAAACATTATATTTGCAATTAA
- the LOC108710638 gene encoding CD209 antigen-like protein B isoform X4 produces MQDCTLSEEKQTATWLNFYENKLELGCNLQPDNEDDYADVDVRSLPPIPDRHIQEHATIANAAISGQMLELKQNKMETKKEYSSQLLELKQNITEMRKEANSENNAISSQILELKQNIMDTKKEVLSEMLNAPVKMMEERLMAEITKLKEDIRGSLRKCPESWMLIESKCYYISTTALTWEESKNDCIRRNSNLLILRDKKEMDDLQPSLRDKALWIGMSKIGYVWLWTDLSIPSFTQWAPNEPNNAGSQENCVEIKAGAWNDVNCSIKKHYICN; encoded by the exons ATGCAGGACTGTACCTTATCTGAGGAAAAGCAGACAGCTACTTGGCtcaatttttatgaaaacaagtTGGAACTAG GGTGCAACCTACAGCCAGATAATGAAGATGACTATGCTGATGTGGATGTAAGGTCTCTGCCTCCGATACCTGATCGGCATATCCAGGAGCATGCAACAATAGCTA ATGCTGCTATTTCTGGTCAAATGTTAGAGCTCAAGCAAAACAAAATGGAGACAAAGAAGGAAT ACTCTTCCCAATTGTTAGAGCTCAAGCAAAACATCACTGAGATGCGGAAGGAAG CCAACTCTGAAAACAATGCTATTTCTTCCCAAATATTGGAGCTCAAGCAAAACATTATGGATACAAAAAAAGAAG TATTATCGGAAATGCTGAATGCCCCAGTAAAGATGATGGAAGAGCGTCTCATGGCAGAAATCACAAAGCTTAAGGAAGACATTA GAGGATCTCTTAGGAAATGCCCAGAAAGCTGGATGTTGATAGAGTCCAAGTGTTATTATATTTCAACAACAGCTCTGACCTGGGAAGAGTCTAAAAATGACTGCATCAGGCGGAACTCTAACCTCCTCATTCTGAGAGACAAAAAGGAAATG GATGATTTACAGCCATCACTGAGGGATAAGGCGCTCTGGATTGGGATGAGTAAAATTGGATATGTATGGCTATGGACAGATTTGAGCATTCCAAGCTTTAC GCAGTGGGCTCCCAATGAACCCAATAATGCTGGTTCCCAAGAAAACTGTGTAGAGATCAAAGCAGGAGCATGGAATGACGTCAACTGCTCCATCAAGAAACATTATATTTGCAATTAA
- the LOC108710638 gene encoding CD209 antigen-like protein B isoform X1: MQDCTLSEEKQTATWLNFYENKLELGCNLQPDNEDDYADVDVRSLPPIPDRHIQEHATIATCCGKWSSRRWLIPTLILLVGFMFLLWIILIAVTATFYAAISGQMLELKQNKMETKKEYSSQLLELKQNITEMRKEANSENNAISSQILELKQNIMDTKKEVLSEMLNAPVKMMEERLMAEITKLKEDIRGSLRKCPESWMLIESKCYYISTTALTWEESKNDCIRRNSNLLILRDKKEMDDLQPSLRDKALWIGMSKIGYVWLWTDLSIPSFTQWAPNEPNNAGSQENCVEIKAGAWNDVNCSIKKHYICN; this comes from the exons ATGCAGGACTGTACCTTATCTGAGGAAAAGCAGACAGCTACTTGGCtcaatttttatgaaaacaagtTGGAACTAG GGTGCAACCTACAGCCAGATAATGAAGATGACTATGCTGATGTGGATGTAAGGTCTCTGCCTCCGATACCTGATCGGCATATCCAGGAGCATGCAACAATAGCTA CATGCTGTGGGAAATGGAGCAGTCGGCGGTGGCTTATCCCGACCCTCATTCTTCTTGTTGGTTTCATGTTCCTGTTGTGGATAATCCTGATTGCTGTGACTGCCACTTTCT ATGCTGCTATTTCTGGTCAAATGTTAGAGCTCAAGCAAAACAAAATGGAGACAAAGAAGGAAT ACTCTTCCCAATTGTTAGAGCTCAAGCAAAACATCACTGAGATGCGGAAGGAAG CCAACTCTGAAAACAATGCTATTTCTTCCCAAATATTGGAGCTCAAGCAAAACATTATGGATACAAAAAAAGAAG TATTATCGGAAATGCTGAATGCCCCAGTAAAGATGATGGAAGAGCGTCTCATGGCAGAAATCACAAAGCTTAAGGAAGACATTA GAGGATCTCTTAGGAAATGCCCAGAAAGCTGGATGTTGATAGAGTCCAAGTGTTATTATATTTCAACAACAGCTCTGACCTGGGAAGAGTCTAAAAATGACTGCATCAGGCGGAACTCTAACCTCCTCATTCTGAGAGACAAAAAGGAAATG GATGATTTACAGCCATCACTGAGGGATAAGGCGCTCTGGATTGGGATGAGTAAAATTGGATATGTATGGCTATGGACAGATTTGAGCATTCCAAGCTTTAC GCAGTGGGCTCCCAATGAACCCAATAATGCTGGTTCCCAAGAAAACTGTGTAGAGATCAAAGCAGGAGCATGGAATGACGTCAACTGCTCCATCAAGAAACATTATATTTGCAATTAA
- the LOC108710638 gene encoding CD209 antigen-like protein C isoform X6 — MQDCTLSEEKQTATWLNFYENKLELGCNLQPDNEDDYADVDVRSLPPIPDRHIQEHATIANAAISGQMLELKQNKMETKKELLSEMLNAPVKMMEERLMAEITKLKEDIRGSLRKCPESWMLIESKCYYISTTALTWEESKNDCIRRNSNLLILRDKKEMDDLQPSLRDKALWIGMSKIGYVWLWTDLSIPSFTQWAPNEPNNAGSQENCVEIKAGAWNDVNCSIKKHYICN; from the exons ATGCAGGACTGTACCTTATCTGAGGAAAAGCAGACAGCTACTTGGCtcaatttttatgaaaacaagtTGGAACTAG GGTGCAACCTACAGCCAGATAATGAAGATGACTATGCTGATGTGGATGTAAGGTCTCTGCCTCCGATACCTGATCGGCATATCCAGGAGCATGCAACAATAGCTA ATGCTGCTATTTCTGGTCAAATGTTAGAGCTCAAGCAAAACAAAATGGAGACAAAGAAGGAAT TATTATCGGAAATGCTGAATGCCCCAGTAAAGATGATGGAAGAGCGTCTCATGGCAGAAATCACAAAGCTTAAGGAAGACATTA GAGGATCTCTTAGGAAATGCCCAGAAAGCTGGATGTTGATAGAGTCCAAGTGTTATTATATTTCAACAACAGCTCTGACCTGGGAAGAGTCTAAAAATGACTGCATCAGGCGGAACTCTAACCTCCTCATTCTGAGAGACAAAAAGGAAATG GATGATTTACAGCCATCACTGAGGGATAAGGCGCTCTGGATTGGGATGAGTAAAATTGGATATGTATGGCTATGGACAGATTTGAGCATTCCAAGCTTTAC GCAGTGGGCTCCCAATGAACCCAATAATGCTGGTTCCCAAGAAAACTGTGTAGAGATCAAAGCAGGAGCATGGAATGACGTCAACTGCTCCATCAAGAAACATTATATTTGCAATTAA
- the LOC108710638 gene encoding CD209 antigen-like protein C isoform X5 — translation MQDCTLSEEKQTATWLNFYENKLELGCNLQPDNEDDYADVDVRSLPPIPDRHIQEHATIATCCGKWSSRRWLIPTLILLVGFMFLLWIILIAVTATFYAAISGQMLELKQNKMETKKELLSEMLNAPVKMMEERLMAEITKLKEDIRGSLRKCPESWMLIESKCYYISTTALTWEESKNDCIRRNSNLLILRDKKEMDDLQPSLRDKALWIGMSKIGYVWLWTDLSIPSFTQWAPNEPNNAGSQENCVEIKAGAWNDVNCSIKKHYICN, via the exons ATGCAGGACTGTACCTTATCTGAGGAAAAGCAGACAGCTACTTGGCtcaatttttatgaaaacaagtTGGAACTAG GGTGCAACCTACAGCCAGATAATGAAGATGACTATGCTGATGTGGATGTAAGGTCTCTGCCTCCGATACCTGATCGGCATATCCAGGAGCATGCAACAATAGCTA CATGCTGTGGGAAATGGAGCAGTCGGCGGTGGCTTATCCCGACCCTCATTCTTCTTGTTGGTTTCATGTTCCTGTTGTGGATAATCCTGATTGCTGTGACTGCCACTTTCT ATGCTGCTATTTCTGGTCAAATGTTAGAGCTCAAGCAAAACAAAATGGAGACAAAGAAGGAAT TATTATCGGAAATGCTGAATGCCCCAGTAAAGATGATGGAAGAGCGTCTCATGGCAGAAATCACAAAGCTTAAGGAAGACATTA GAGGATCTCTTAGGAAATGCCCAGAAAGCTGGATGTTGATAGAGTCCAAGTGTTATTATATTTCAACAACAGCTCTGACCTGGGAAGAGTCTAAAAATGACTGCATCAGGCGGAACTCTAACCTCCTCATTCTGAGAGACAAAAAGGAAATG GATGATTTACAGCCATCACTGAGGGATAAGGCGCTCTGGATTGGGATGAGTAAAATTGGATATGTATGGCTATGGACAGATTTGAGCATTCCAAGCTTTAC GCAGTGGGCTCCCAATGAACCCAATAATGCTGGTTCCCAAGAAAACTGTGTAGAGATCAAAGCAGGAGCATGGAATGACGTCAACTGCTCCATCAAGAAACATTATATTTGCAATTAA